Below is a window of Pagrus major chromosome 21, Pma_NU_1.0 DNA.
GAAAACAGACTACACATTTGTTGCCCAGAGCTGCAGAAACCAGAACTCTTATTTCGCAGGAATACTGCCTGACATCAAGTTAGCTGTGTTCCAATTAGTTTGTGGTAAATAAATTAAGCGCACATTTATTTAGGAATGTGAGACATGTACAAAATATAAACTTGATTTTGACACAGGACCCATACAGGACAACAACTGTAGCTTTTTGGACCCCCGGGGGTCTGAGGTAGGCGGACAGGGCAAGGCCAGTGTCATTTTTCTCAGACCTGTCCTTTCTATTTCCTTGTTCCTTGTTTTATAAGCTAATTAGTTTAACCCCGTCGTTCagcaatgaatgaaaaaatacaaagaaactAGGATGTTTGAGGATTAAAACTAGGCTTAGGGTTTCAATTACGTCAGTGAGAATCCTTAAAGGCATAGAAAtagaaacgtgtgtgtgtgtgtgtgtgtgtgtgtgtgtgtgtgtcttgtacATACAACTTTGTGAAGATGTAAGTTTGAGACCCTCAAAGCATTAAGTGTATTTCTGTAGGAACACAGTCCTGTTAAAATTTTAATCAATCCTTTCATTTTTGATGCATTTCTTTATCcatatttaaacacattcatagtttttttttattaatgttgatGCTCATGTCCAGATTTTTGTTCCATGTTATTTGTGCATTACCATGGTTATCACGACTAGCAACCACTTAAAGAAGTTAATGGGAATCTTTTGGACCAAAGTTTAATTGAAGGGTTAGCGTGAAGGTCAGATTAGTCAAGAGTTAAGATATAAATGTAATCGCTTTTGTTAAAGTATAAATGTGTGCGTGCACGGCTGGGTTGCTTAGCACCAAACCTGTTGTGTTATTCATTTTAACATTGAACCTGCTCTGGGTGACTAATTCAGATGACTCAGGCCTCATCTGTGCTTTTAAAGACtctgaaagtgaaaataaattacagCGTTGACCAGAAAAGCTACATTGCACTTACAACTAATTAAACGCTTGTCTAACTATAAAAATTAAAGCTCATGCACTTTTTTTGACTTGTGTCTCTGGCTGCCAGCCTCGACCTGGAGCTGCATTGCTGCCTGCTGTGCTTTGCTGTGCGGCGGTGCTTATGTTTATATGGACGTTACAAATATACCAAGAGTTTGCCTCACTCCATTCTGGCACGTGGCCAGGGGGTTTTATGATTAAAACCAGATTGTGCTTGCCCAACTCGGAGAGGCAAGAAAAATAGATTGCAGTTACGCATACTCCGCACAAGAGGGAAGTACAGAAACATGCAGGCCTGCCTCTGCAGCATCTGTAAAGGTGGCCTTTTTGGAGGAACTGTATGTGTTTGATTTTCCCCTCTGCTGGAGGGACTTTTTCACAGATGTCGTCTTGTTATTAAGTCTGCTTCTAGTTCACAGTCAGTAATGACACATCTGACTGTGGCACGAGAAGAAAGGTTTAGTTCCTCCTCATCAAGCCCCAGCAGTAAATCATGCCAGTTCTGAGTCAGAGCTATGATCTTCCTGTAAATATAATGACGCCTCTTTGTGTCACATGATTGGAGTCAAGCTGCTGTGGGGTCTTCCTAAGCCAAAAACATCTGAGCTCCAGCCAAGTCTCGGTTCCTTCGAAGTCGTGACTAAGTTACACTGCAAAAAGAGGCCTGACTTTAGATTTTATCCTGCACTCTGCCCTCAGACTCAAGTGAGAAAAACAGTCCAAATCAAATGAGTTTTTAAGCTTGAGagttgtgttttaaaatatgtaataatcTTGTTTTGCAAGATCAGAAATTCCTTAAATCTACttaaaaaagtcaacttttactTCAGCAAGTgattttttctcctcctgctgacTGATTATGCCCACATGTGCAACCTAACTGAAGAATAAACACTCATTTCTCGTTTGACTTGCCCAGACAGACGGCTTTTTGCAGTGTAGTGAAGACTGGGAAATCATGTGACATCAACAAAAGCAGACACATTACGCCCCCTCCGCCGCCACcgcccacacacagacatcacacacacacacacacattcatcaaacacacacataaaccctTTTTAGTAGTAGGGAGGAACACTGCAATTCATTTACTGACTCTGAAAACTACGCTGCCAGTAAACACAGCAAACGTCATCAGCTGTGAGCGCTGACGGAAACATCAACacagtaaaagaagaagaaaaaaagtcctCTTGTATCTGAACTCACCATGAGTTGTTCCCCTGCCTGCATGGTCCCACTCTGACCTCCACTCGCTGCAGCAGGGTCTCATGTTTCAGGCCCCCATGGCACTGGGGCAGAccacccccctcctctttcACACCATGCTGGCGTTCTGGCGGCCTTTCCCGGGGTAGGCAGGCGTCCTCACAGGCTTGGAGAGCGGGTACGAACCCTTCCCGCACCGCCCGTTTTGAGGGTACAGAGGAGGCTTCTGAGTTCTTGAATTGGAGGTGCTGTTACCAATAATGACTTTAGGGTCCAGGCTCTGTGGGTGGGGCTCAGGATGAGTTTGGCCAATGTGATTGGAGTCTCTGGGAGGATACAGGTGAGGCAGGTGTCCGTTCACACCAGGCCTGACGTGATTGATGTCCTTACTGAGGTTGGGCGGGGTGAAGCGGCTTGTTTTCACGACTGATGCCATGTGAACAGGCGAGGGAGAGTTAGTTCTTAATATGATCCGGTCTTTATCAACGTGCTGCAATGCCTGGACAGGAGCTGGAGCAGGCTTGTGATTGGGCAGCGGGGCCAACTTGAGGTCACCTGGATGAACTGAGCCGTGAAAGGTAGTTGAGGACCCCTGAGTGATGCAGGCCGCCTCCTCACTGAGGTCGATACTGGCTGTGAGACGATCGATCTGCTGGACCACCTGAATGACAATGAAGAGAGTCGGTACTTGTCCAAACTGCAGAAACTTAATTACTTGAGAACATTTCTTGTACTTTACTGGcatattttcatttgatttcacTTTATACTTTCACAATAATTCAGAAGGAAATATtaaacttttattcaagtacaTGTCtctgacaaaaaacagaaaaaaacagaatcacCAAAGATACATTTCCCCTCTTAACTTCTCAGATGGTTTCCTGTGATAGATGAGATAATGctcaagctaaaaaaaaagagaatattcCAAAAAGTAAATACAGATTTGTGTAACagaattttctttatttctctcctGTTAATCATCTCACAGCAcatcagatttatcttgtgaccctttGGAGTCTATTTATTGTGGTTACGACCagcgatggaatgtaactaagtagatttactcaagCACTTTAGTGTACAATTATGAGGTATTGGTATTTCcagtttctgctactttatatttccactccactacctttggagacaaatattgtacttaatCACAACATTGTATCACATCGGCTGATGTATCAGTTTTTGCCCATCACAAAGATATCGATATTGGTGTTTATTTTATCCAATATGTgccaatatgaaaaaaaaaatatgcttggGGTAATACATTATTAATAAATTCCCAGTGATGTTTAATATTTAGGTAAACTGatttcattttggacaataGAGTTTACTGTTTAACTCTGAAATATCCTGCGTCCGATATGTATGTacctttgtcacaagtgtttgacaCTGCTGATATACTAAAAAAGTAAACTTGTGTTATCACAACAAATCTAATTTGAGTAATGGAACATTAAATTATCCATGTTTGTTCACTTCATCCCAGCCTGATTTACCCTCAGGTTATGAACTtctatttaaaatacaaaaatgtgacattacCAGTTAAGTTATCAGTGTttgccatgagaagcaggtaaaaGCAAATCGTTCATCCCGAcactttgcttttattttgtctccaAATGCTCTTGtaaagcttttgttttgttcttatATGAGTTTTATatgcaatattgatattgatatcgATATTGgtacaaaaaaaatccagtattcTAGATTCTAGACTctagttacttgttactttgcagactgcatgctgCCTCAGATCCATccttttaaatcaaattattttaatcctgaatattggatccaatGATCGGCTAAGGCGACAATTAGGTAACCCAgataatacagtatatacatacatgtaaataaatgtataatgaaCTTTTACTTATACTCTTGATActgatatcagatacttaaatacttttattgcagtactatttgtatgggtgactttcacttttaccaaagaaaATGCAGTTCATActaatgtcttcattgatacATTAGTATTAACAGCCTAATGATGAGATGTATGATGACACTGTATATCAGTAACAGGGGCCATGGTGAgttcttttattttcaatatttttataatacatCTCTAGTCGTAGgatttaaatgcaggactttcacTTGTAAGGGGGTATTTTTGAATTGTAGTATTGGCACTTAAGTAAAGGATGTGAGTACTTCTGCACTGCCACTGTATGTATGACCCCAAGAGAGTCTCTGACTGAGGCAATAATCAACAATTCAGCCATGATTCTCATCAAAGCCGGTTCATCTGCATCTGTCTGTTTCCCACCATCTTAAATCACAACCACGGAGACTCTTTACATGTAATGTTGCTTCAGTACAATGCAATGGTCTTACACTGATGCATTCAGCTGTGAATCAATGCCATTTTACAGCTGCATGCAAAATGGATACTGTAAAAGCAAGGCATAATTTAGTAACAGTCTCAAGCCAGGCTTTTTAATGTGCTGACCGGAACGCTGCCAATTTCGGCAGCGTTCTGCAAAAGGTCAGTGCAAATCGTTCTCAATCACTGCTTCAGTAAGAGATGATGAGTGACTCACAAACAATGCAGtcatcatgcacacacacacacacacggagctaCTGATATGTTCACATGAACATGCACCCACTGATACACGACCTGTGCCAAAATGATCTGCACCGCATCGGAGCTTTGTGTTAATCAGTTTAAATGTCACAGTGTCCAGGGGAGCTTTGATAAAAGGCTGGGACACCTGCGCCTGATGCGCCGTGTTTAGACACACACCTGCTGTacacataaacagaaaaacagctatTATAACAGACCCTCCTACCTCTTTCATCTCCACGTGAACTTGCTTCAAACCCCCTAACACATCCTCCAGATCTGTCACCACTTGTCTGATTTGATCCCTGACCAAATCCTGCCTCGTCTTTTGCTTCACCACCTCCGAGCCCTGCCGCCGGTGCTCGTCGTTGGTTGTTGGCTTCGAGGGGTCTGGACTGGTGAtgccagagggagggaggcagggccccttctgtctgctttgtttcaagtgtttttgtggGACCTCAGTGGGGAAGAAACCTTTGTGAGAACCGCCGCGTCCATTACAGCCCTCGTCTGATCCACCCTTCAGTCTGCCTCGGTCCTGATGGATAtctctttcctcccctccctcaaAGATCACAGGCCTCGGTCCACTGTGGCCATTTGGCATGTGTAAACGACCAAGATGGGGATCACGTGACTCCAAATGATAGTTCTCAGAGGTGCaactttcctcctcctcatccacgCAGACATACCTGACTGTCCTCCTGTGCCTGTacccttgacctttgacctgaagatgagggagaggaTGTGGTATTCCAGCATTAAAGGGCACCACACAGCCACACTGTTCTCTGACAGACGGGTAGTGTCTCACCCCAGGCTCCGGCGGGTAGCTCCACTGGGCAGGGTTCAACTCCCAGGGGCAGACTTGGCTCGAGTCATCTGACTGGCTATAAGGGCCCGGCCCTGCGAACACAGGCCTCCTCTGTGGGCTGCGATGACCGCTTCTCTCTACTCTGTCCACTACGAAAGCTCGCCCTCCTACGTCTTTAACCCGAGGAGCCTGGATGTCTCCCCTGCAGTCCAGAGATGGGTGGTCCGTCTGTCTGGCCAATGCTGGTTGGTATCCCGACCCACTGTGACGGCCGTACGCTTGCTTCTCATAGTGGACGCAGTGCTGGCAGGAGCAGGGGGTAgaggtggagatggaggtgTTGGTGTGCTGAAGAAATCGGTGGTGTCCCGTTGTTTGTGCGCCTTCTGTGTACATGTCCAAAGAAGTCCAGAGAGGCTTGAGTAGAAAACGCCTTAGAAAACAACTGGTTTCCTCCCGTCCCTGCTCTCCCCAGCCCAGTCATTCACTCGCTCTGTTTTCCTCATCTGCGTCTTCCCACAAGAAAACTTTtcttcagctcttttttttctcctctctctacCCAAgacttctccctccctccccttccttcctgtctgttgtttcccttcttcttcttctctcctgtaGTTGTGAATCTCTGCGCctgttcttttctctttcctggACCTTCTTGTTTCCTCTACTTTCCTCTAACTTTTTCTCtactccttctccttcctcaccCTGTAGCCCTCTCTCCTACACGGGgcccctctccacctccctccctctctgtctctctttctacCTCTCCCGCCTCGTTGTTCTGTCTCATTTTCTGCTGCAGGCTtctagtctctctctctctctctcttactctctctctctctctctggctctgtaTTTCCCgtttcctcccctcccctctcctgctctcctctctttctccacctcTTACTCCGTCTCTTGCCTCTGGTATATTCTCTCACATAGTCGGCTGTACCTGAATTCATGAATTCCTTCTCTTCCCTCCA
It encodes the following:
- the LOC141016941 gene encoding uncharacterized protein, with product MYTEGAQTTGHHRFLQHTNTSISTSTPCSCQHCVHYEKQAYGRHSGSGYQPALARQTDHPSLDCRGDIQAPRVKDVGGRAFVVDRVERSGHRSPQRRPVFAGPGPYSQSDDSSQVCPWELNPAQWSYPPEPGVRHYPSVREQCGCVVPFNAGIPHPLPHLQVKGQGYRHRRTVRYVCVDEEEESCTSENYHLESRDPHLGRLHMPNGHSGPRPVIFEGGEERDIHQDRGRLKGGSDEGCNGRGGSHKGFFPTEVPQKHLKQSRQKGPCLPPSGITSPDPSKPTTNDEHRRQGSEVVKQKTRQDLVRDQIRQVVTDLEDVLGGLKQVHVEMKEVVQQIDRLTASIDLSEEAACITQGSSTTFHGSVHPGDLKLAPLPNHKPAPAPVQALQHVDKDRIILRTNSPSPVHMASVVKTSRFTPPNLSKDINHVRPGVNGHLPHLYPPRDSNHIGQTHPEPHPQSLDPKVIIGNSTSNSRTQKPPLYPQNGRCGKGSYPLSKPVRTPAYPGKGRQNASMV